In the genome of Asterias amurensis chromosome 16, ASM3211899v1, one region contains:
- the LOC139948724 gene encoding organic cation transporter protein-like isoform X1 — MRKHTSQMDIDVVFKFLGNSGLLQNVNFFMFSFSTLISPLHMVGAALTVGQPDDYRCKTPTGFTINQTIPYYVNDNGLIEYDRCHLYEVVNGSVSSNLTGCRYGYDYKTTNGETSVVSDLNLVCDESLLGGAMQSIMHVGTIVGSFILGQISDTVGRRKTLMISLFGLGVCGTAVAFLWNYTVMAVLYFIIGFWTAGVLTSGYVRAIEMFQTKKRMVGHMINGLMYGSGVLLVSPLAYLFPNWRHFQLAVSLPCFVLVPCIWFCYESLRWLVQKGRFKEADKIILRIAKSKQLSYTGYQNLPTVDEMEKIPMEIIKNTDSKPVQTGGSQRKVADEKCSSLPTGRGNSISSVSSSHHIPSMARKRSRRYSVVDLFTTRFMAMQTLIVFLCWFTGSSVYFGLIINTSNLAGNKYLTFFLMSLFEMSCYPVDFFVMKRFGRKRPLITNFIGSGVASLIVAFTPKQTESGVSLVALIVATSIIGRYFAAAVFDITYLISVEIFPTVLRNIGLGTCVTVGRVGGVIAPFVVYLNTVSGWLPLTIFGAISITSGLLVSLLPETRHTRLPETFEDAVQLADKGLGRAKFEPIPEHV; from the exons ATGAGAAAACACACGTCCCAG ATGGATATCGACGTCGTCTTCAAATTTCTCGGTAACTCCGGGCTGTTGCAGAATGTCAACTTTTTCATGTTCAGCTTTTCCACGTTGATCTCACCACTTCACATGGTCGGGGCGGCGCTGACGGTGGGCCAACCCGACGACTACCGATGCAAGACACCCACTGGCTTCACTATAAACCAGACGATTCCCTACTACGTGAACGACAACGGGCTAATTGAATATGATAGATGTCATTTGTACGAGGTTGTGAACGGTAGCGTCAGTTCGAACTTGACGGGTTGCAGGTATGGATATGACTACAAAACCACCAACGGGGAGACGAGTGTGGTGTCGGAT TTGAATCTCGTCTGCGACGAAAGCCTGTTAGGCGGTGCCATGCAGTCTATTATGCACGTCGGGACCATAGTGGGTTCATTCATCCTGGGTCAGATATCGGACACCGTCGGACGGCGTAAGACACTCATGATATCACTCTTTGGTCTCGGAGTATGCGGGACTGCTGTTGCCTTCCTGTGGAACTACACTGTAATGGCTGTGCTGTACTTCATCATTGGATTCTGGACAGCG GGCGTCTTGACGAGCGGCTACGTTCGAGCAATCGAGATGTTCCAAACGAAGAAGAGGATGGTAGGTCACATGATCAACGGACTCATGTACGGGTCGGGTGTCCTTCTCGTCTCACCACTGGCTTATCTATTTCCGAATTGGCGCCATTTTCAACTCGCTGTGTCGTTGCCGTGCTTCGTTCTCGTCCCGTGCATCTG GTTTTGCTACGAGTCCCTGAGGTGGCTAGTCCAGAAGGGACGCTTCAAAGAAGCCGACAAAATCATCTTAAGAATCGCAAAGTCGAAACAGCTCAGCTATACCGGGTATCAGAACCTCCCGACAGTAGACGAAATGGAAAAGATTCCCATGGAGATTATTAAGAACACGGACTCCAAACCCGTTCAAACTGGCGGGAGTCAAAGAAAAGTTGCAGACGAGAAGTGTTCCAGTTTACCGACAGGTCGGGGAAATTCAATTTCGAGCGTGTCGTCGAGTCATCACATACCGTCCATGGCGAGGAAACGCTCCCGTAGGTACTCGGTGGTGGACCTCTTCACCACCCGATTCATGGCAATGCAGACGCTGATCGTTTTCTTGTGCTG GTTTACAGGCAGCAGTGTTTACTTTGGTTTGATCATCAACACTTCAAATTTAGCCGGGAATAAATATCTAACCTTCTTTTTGATGTCCCTGTTTGAGATGTCCTGTTATCCGGTTGATTTCTTCGTCATGAAAAG ATTTGGAAGAAAGCGACCGCTCATAACAAACTTCATAGGATCAGGCGTGGCATCACTAATCGTTGCATTCACACCAAAACAGACAG AGAGCGGAGTGAGTCTTGTTGCCCTTATTGTCGCCACATCAATTATTGGAAGATACTTCGCTGCAGCCGTCTTCGATATCACATATCTTATTTCAGTGGAAATTTTTCCAACGGTTTTACG AAACATCGGCTTAGGGACGTGTGTAACTGTTGGACGGGTTGGAGGTGTCATAGCTCCCTTCGTTGTTTATCTG AACACAGTAAGTGGCTGGTTACCACTGACGATATTTGGTGCAATCTCCATCACCTCCGGTCTGCTTGTATCCCTACTACCGGAAACACGTCATACACGCCTTCCGGAAACGTTCGAAGATGCCGTCCAACTGGCTGACAAAGGGCTAGGTCGCgccaaatttgaacccattcctGAGCATGTGTAG
- the LOC139948724 gene encoding organic cation transporter protein-like isoform X2 → MDIDVVFKFLGNSGLLQNVNFFMFSFSTLISPLHMVGAALTVGQPDDYRCKTPTGFTINQTIPYYVNDNGLIEYDRCHLYEVVNGSVSSNLTGCRYGYDYKTTNGETSVVSDLNLVCDESLLGGAMQSIMHVGTIVGSFILGQISDTVGRRKTLMISLFGLGVCGTAVAFLWNYTVMAVLYFIIGFWTAGVLTSGYVRAIEMFQTKKRMVGHMINGLMYGSGVLLVSPLAYLFPNWRHFQLAVSLPCFVLVPCIWFCYESLRWLVQKGRFKEADKIILRIAKSKQLSYTGYQNLPTVDEMEKIPMEIIKNTDSKPVQTGGSQRKVADEKCSSLPTGRGNSISSVSSSHHIPSMARKRSRRYSVVDLFTTRFMAMQTLIVFLCWFTGSSVYFGLIINTSNLAGNKYLTFFLMSLFEMSCYPVDFFVMKRFGRKRPLITNFIGSGVASLIVAFTPKQTESGVSLVALIVATSIIGRYFAAAVFDITYLISVEIFPTVLRNIGLGTCVTVGRVGGVIAPFVVYLNTVSGWLPLTIFGAISITSGLLVSLLPETRHTRLPETFEDAVQLADKGLGRAKFEPIPEHV, encoded by the exons ATGGATATCGACGTCGTCTTCAAATTTCTCGGTAACTCCGGGCTGTTGCAGAATGTCAACTTTTTCATGTTCAGCTTTTCCACGTTGATCTCACCACTTCACATGGTCGGGGCGGCGCTGACGGTGGGCCAACCCGACGACTACCGATGCAAGACACCCACTGGCTTCACTATAAACCAGACGATTCCCTACTACGTGAACGACAACGGGCTAATTGAATATGATAGATGTCATTTGTACGAGGTTGTGAACGGTAGCGTCAGTTCGAACTTGACGGGTTGCAGGTATGGATATGACTACAAAACCACCAACGGGGAGACGAGTGTGGTGTCGGAT TTGAATCTCGTCTGCGACGAAAGCCTGTTAGGCGGTGCCATGCAGTCTATTATGCACGTCGGGACCATAGTGGGTTCATTCATCCTGGGTCAGATATCGGACACCGTCGGACGGCGTAAGACACTCATGATATCACTCTTTGGTCTCGGAGTATGCGGGACTGCTGTTGCCTTCCTGTGGAACTACACTGTAATGGCTGTGCTGTACTTCATCATTGGATTCTGGACAGCG GGCGTCTTGACGAGCGGCTACGTTCGAGCAATCGAGATGTTCCAAACGAAGAAGAGGATGGTAGGTCACATGATCAACGGACTCATGTACGGGTCGGGTGTCCTTCTCGTCTCACCACTGGCTTATCTATTTCCGAATTGGCGCCATTTTCAACTCGCTGTGTCGTTGCCGTGCTTCGTTCTCGTCCCGTGCATCTG GTTTTGCTACGAGTCCCTGAGGTGGCTAGTCCAGAAGGGACGCTTCAAAGAAGCCGACAAAATCATCTTAAGAATCGCAAAGTCGAAACAGCTCAGCTATACCGGGTATCAGAACCTCCCGACAGTAGACGAAATGGAAAAGATTCCCATGGAGATTATTAAGAACACGGACTCCAAACCCGTTCAAACTGGCGGGAGTCAAAGAAAAGTTGCAGACGAGAAGTGTTCCAGTTTACCGACAGGTCGGGGAAATTCAATTTCGAGCGTGTCGTCGAGTCATCACATACCGTCCATGGCGAGGAAACGCTCCCGTAGGTACTCGGTGGTGGACCTCTTCACCACCCGATTCATGGCAATGCAGACGCTGATCGTTTTCTTGTGCTG GTTTACAGGCAGCAGTGTTTACTTTGGTTTGATCATCAACACTTCAAATTTAGCCGGGAATAAATATCTAACCTTCTTTTTGATGTCCCTGTTTGAGATGTCCTGTTATCCGGTTGATTTCTTCGTCATGAAAAG ATTTGGAAGAAAGCGACCGCTCATAACAAACTTCATAGGATCAGGCGTGGCATCACTAATCGTTGCATTCACACCAAAACAGACAG AGAGCGGAGTGAGTCTTGTTGCCCTTATTGTCGCCACATCAATTATTGGAAGATACTTCGCTGCAGCCGTCTTCGATATCACATATCTTATTTCAGTGGAAATTTTTCCAACGGTTTTACG AAACATCGGCTTAGGGACGTGTGTAACTGTTGGACGGGTTGGAGGTGTCATAGCTCCCTTCGTTGTTTATCTG AACACAGTAAGTGGCTGGTTACCACTGACGATATTTGGTGCAATCTCCATCACCTCCGGTCTGCTTGTATCCCTACTACCGGAAACACGTCATACACGCCTTCCGGAAACGTTCGAAGATGCCGTCCAACTGGCTGACAAAGGGCTAGGTCGCgccaaatttgaacccattcctGAGCATGTGTAG